GACTAAAGAAGATATTCAAGTACTCCAAGAATGGGTACTAAAAGAATGGGAAGAACTCAAAAAGAAGGCCGAGGTTTTCGGCTGATATTTTTATTTTTACGAAAAATTTAAAGTAAAAATGATATAATTCGCTTGGGGTGGTATGCATGGCTGAAAGTCCGTTCAAAGCTGATATTGAGAGAGTCCAAAAAGAGTATAGTGAAAAGATGACACCTGGAGCAGTAGTCTACATTCCTGGAAGCAGCGTCGTCAACAAGACCGGTGGATGGAGAGTTTTTATGCCACAGTTTGACAAAGATAAGTGTGTTAGATGCTTCCTATGTTACACTCTATGTCCAGAACCAGCTATATATCTAGATGAAGAGAGCTATCCTGTTTTTGACTATGATTATTGTAAGGGTTGTGGAATTT
This genomic window from Thermococcus sp. EP1 contains:
- a CDS encoding 4Fe-4S binding protein, whose translation is MAESPFKADIERVQKEYSEKMTPGAVVYIPGSSVVNKTGGWRVFMPQFDKDKCVRCFLCYTLCPEPAIYLDEESYPVFDYDYCKGCGI